The Rattus rattus isolate New Zealand chromosome X, Rrattus_CSIRO_v1, whole genome shotgun sequence genome has a window encoding:
- the LOC116888504 gene encoding LOW QUALITY PROTEIN: farnesyl pyrophosphate synthase-like (The sequence of the model RefSeq protein was modified relative to this genomic sequence to represent the inferred CDS: inserted 1 base in 1 codon; substituted 1 base at 1 genomic stop codon): MNGDQKLDVYNQEKQNFIQHFSQIVKVLTEDELGHPEKRDAITRLKEVLEYNTVGDKYNRGLTLVQTFQELVELRKQDAESLQRALMVGWCVELLQAFFLVSDDIMDSSHTFQGQICWYQKPGIGXDAINNALLLEASIYHLLKFYCREQPYYLNLLELFLQSTYQTEIGQTLDLIAAPQGQVDLGRYSEKRYKSIVKYKTAFYSFYLPITAATYMAGINEKKEHANALKILLEMGEFFQIQDDYLDLFGDPSVTGKVGTDIQDNKCSWLMVQCLLXATPQQHQILEENYGQKDPEKVVQVKALYEALDLQNVFFKYEEDSYNHLKSLIEQCSVPLSPSIFLELAKKIYKWRK; encoded by the exons ATGAATGGGGACCAGAAATTGGATGTTTATAACCAAGAAAAGCAGAATTTCATCCAGCACTTCTCCCAGATTGTCAAGGTGCTGACTGAGGATGAACTGGGACACCCAGAGAAGAGAGATGCTATTACCCGGCTCAAGGAGGTCCTGGAGTACAACACTGTAGGAGACAAGTACAATCGGGGTCTGACACTGGTACAGACCTTCCAGGAGCTGGTGGAGCTGAGGAAACAGGATGCTGAGAGCTTACAGCGGGCCCTGATGGTGGGCTGGTGTGTAGAACTGCTCCAGGCTTTCTTCCTCGTATCAGATGACATCATGGACTCTTCCCACACTTTCCAGGGGCAGATCTGTTGGTATCAGAAGCCGGGCATAG TGGATGCCATCAACAATGCTCTGCTTCTGGAAGCCTCCATCTACCACCTGCTGAAGTTCTACTGCAGGGAGCAGCCCTACTACCTCAACCTGCTGGAACTCTTTCTACAGAGTACCTATCAGACTGAGATCGGGCAGACTCTCGACCTCATCGCAGCACCCCAGGGCCAAGTGGATCTTGGTAGATACAGTGAAAAGAGGTACAAATCTATTGTCAAGTACAAGACAGCTTTCTACTCTTTCTACCTGCCTATCACGGCTGCCACGTACATGGCTGGAATCAATGAGAAGAAGGAACATGCTAACGCTCTAAAGATTCTGCTGGAGATGGGTGAGTTCTTTCAGATCCAAGATGACTACCTTGATCTCTTTGGAGACCCCAGTGTGACCGGAAAGGTCGGTACTGACATCCAGGACAACAAATGCAGCTGGCTAATGGTTCAGTGTCTGCTATGAGCCACTCCTCAACAGCACCAGATCTTAGAGGAGAATTATGGGCAGAAGGACCCAGAAAAAGTGGTGCAGGTGAAAGCACTGTATGAGGCGCTGGATCTGCAGAATGTGTTCTTCAAGTACGAGGAAGACAGTTACAACCACCTCAAGAGTCTCATAGAGCAGTGCTCTGTGCCCCTGTCCCCATCCATCTTCCTAGAACTAGCAAAGAAGATCTACAAGTGGAGAAAGTGA
- the LOC116888561 gene encoding spindlin-2-like: MNKKRAGQKRQRSRSPTPPRGNIVGCRISHEWKEGDEPITQWKGTVLDQVPINPSLYLVKYDGIDCVYGLELHRDERVLSLKVLSNRVASSQVIDPSFADAIIGKAVEHVFEGEHGSKDEWRGMVLGQAPILDASFYITYEKDPVLNMYQLLDDYKEGDLRIMAGSSEPPPLDIDLELVDGLIGKHVEYTKDDGSKRVGMVIHQVEAKPTVYFIKFEDDFHIYVYDLVKQF; this comes from the coding sequence ATGAACAAGAAAAGAGCTGGTCAGAAGAGGCAAAGAAGCAGATCTCCAACCCCGCCCCGAGGGAACATCGTGGGCTGCAGAATTTCTcatgaatggaaggaaggagatgagCCCATCACTCAGTGGAAAGGAACTGTGCTGGATCAGGTGCCTATCAATCCCTCTCTCTACCTGGTGAAATACGATGGCATTGACTGTGTCTATGGACTGGAACTTCACAGAGATGAGAGGGTACTGTCCCTAAAAGTTCTTTCCAACAGGGTGGCATCATCCCAAGTCATTGACCCCAGCTTTGCTGATGCCATCATTGGCAAAGCAGTGGAACATGTATTTGAGGGCGAGCATGGCTCTAAGGATGAATGGAGAGGGATGGTCCTGGGCCAAGCTCCTATCTTGGATGCCAGCTTTTATATTACTTATGAGAAAGATCCTGTGCTTAACATGTACCAGCTTCTGGATGATTATAAAGAGGGTGACCTCCGTATCATGGCAGGGTCCAGTGAGCCCCCTCCTTTAGACATTGACCTGGAGCTGGTGGATGGACTGATAGGTAAACATGTGGAATACACCAAAGATGATGGCTCCAAGAGAGTTGGCATGGTCATACACCAGGTTGAAGCCAAGCCCACTGTGTACTTCATCAAGTTTGAAGATGATTTCCACATCTATGTCTATGACCTGGTGAAACAGTTCTAA